In Pyrus communis chromosome 8, drPyrComm1.1, whole genome shotgun sequence, one genomic interval encodes:
- the LOC137742173 gene encoding protein LONGIFOLIA 1-like, whose protein sequence is MKTGRMVQEQNLEKQMGCMAGFLQIFDRHQLLNGKRLNSTKRLPPSATVVSSPESESAMSPEISKELEKQPQNKTAPSPDRSKQSPSPTKDLRSPSPETRAPPSPEPHPKSPLPLPVFEFKEGTRSSWKFSREAPRLSLDSRATVDAKGSLYPREIRTNAAILTAGRSSADGGSDSDKQHRSPSVIARLMGLEPLQQSDPEPIKLRRSSSESRVNRDLKQYRFVDGNNYQQKQPPPQNVQSHNFSGNVGKDDRSSNRGSYPRQPDPKNNAKAQTKGMAQRKCFFNSADFFPEPKQRASVYNEIEKRLMMRGIDEPSKDMETLKEIFEALQLKGLLRSRKAANQINSRNFFYDRSFQSPIVVMKPSISPSSVHRAARFGNDSPPPSSGFRSRAGVRRNGEVSPAVSPRRDRPENARSQTRGRSPAAREGGVRSPSRRGGPLSIETQRKGNDSVEQRRVSPVHSPKVSSRRPDQTPTNRSPRYIKKPTVEIAPSEEKALHRAEDESSTTMSESSVSNSTSSQAETERWKAEEYKEGRSLLERCDKLLHSIAELQPSPVSVLDSSFYKEESSPSPVMKRSIDFKVEMEDIWGEAMWGTEFESEDSDFVYVSEILRASTYLPEDSDIFLLLEKKQHFNGKDTSKESTLERRIIFDTITEILDRNRQLPPWKAVSWQTSLPETWSEFQRMRERDDSEDLFKVICGMLKKDLAGDAINGWGDCSIEMSDAVLDIERLIFKDLIGETIRDLAAFPTSYIKVSAPCRKLVF, encoded by the exons atgaagactgGAAGAATGGTGCAAGAACAGAACCTGGAGAAGCAGATGGGGTGCATGGCTGGCTTCCTACAGATCTTCGATCGCCACCAGCTTCTCAACGGAAAACGCCTCAACTCCACCAAACGCCTCCCTCCCTCGGCG ACGGTGGTATCGTCGCCAGAGTCGGAGTCGGCCATGTCGCCGGAGATATCCAAAGAATTGGAAAAACAACCGCAGAACAAGACGGCACCGTCTCCGGACCGATCGAAGCAATCTCCATCTCCGACGAAAGATCTCCGATCTCCATCGCCAGAAACTCGCGCTCCTCCGTCACCGGAACCTCATCCGAAATCTCCTCTTCCGCTTCCAGTTTTCGAATTCAAAGAAGGCACGAGGTCCTCGTGGAAGTTCTCCAGAGAAGCACCGAGGCTCTCACTGGATAGCAGAGCCACCGTCGACGCCAAGGGAAGCCTATACCCGAGGGAGATCCGAACAAACGCCGCCATACTAACCGCCGGTCGGAGCTCCGCCGACGGAGGAAGCGATAGTGACAAGCAACACCGATCACCGAGCGTTATCGCTAGGCTAATGGGACTCGAACCGTTGCAGCAGTCGGATCCAGAACCGATTAAGCTCCGGAGATCTTCGTCCGAATCCAGAGTGAACCGAGACCTGAAACAGTACCGGTTCGTCGACGGCAACAATTACCAGCAGAAGCAACCGCCGCCACAGAATGTGCAGAGCCATAATTTCTCCGGCAATGTAGGCAAAGACGACCGGAGCTCCAATCGGGGCTCCTATCCGAGGCAGCCGGATCCGAAGAACAATGCGAAGGCTCAGACCAAAGGAATGGCGCAGAGAAAGTGCTTCTTCAACTCGGCGGACTTCTTCCCCGAGCCGAAGCAGAGAGCCTCCGTTTACAACGAGATTGAGAAGCGGTTGATGATGCGAGGAATCGACGAGCCGTCGAAAGATATGGAGACGTTGAAGGAAATCTTCGAAGCTCTGCAGCTCAAAGGCCTCCTGCGCTCCAGGAAAGCTGCCAATCAGATTAATTCCAGAAACTTCTTCTACGATCGGAGCTTCCAGTCGCCGATCGTAGTGATGAAGCCGTCCATATCGCCGAGCTCGGTTCACCGCGCAGCCAGATTCGGAAACGACTCGCCGCCGCCAAGTTCGGGATTTAGGTCGAGAGCCGGAGTTCGCCGAAACGGCGAGGTATCACCTGCGGTGAGTCCTAGGCGCGACCGGCCGGAGAATGCACGGAGCCAGACTAGAGGGAGGAGTCCTGCCGCGCGAGAGGGCGGCGTGAGGAGTCCGAGTCGGAGAGGAGGACCGTTATCGATCGAAACGCAGCGGAAGGGGAATGATTCGGTGGAGCAGAGGAGAGTATCTCCGGTGCATTCTCCTAAAGTCAGTTCGAGAAGACCAGATCAAACGCCCACGAATCGATCTCCCAGGTACATCAAGAAACCAACGGTTGAGATTGCTCCAAGTGAGGAAAAGGCCCTCCATCGGGCGGAGGACGAATCGTCCACCACCATGTCAGAGAGCAGCGTTAGCAACAGCACCTCGTCACAAGCCGAGACAGAG AGGTGGAAGGCGGAAGAGTACAAAGAAGGGAGGAGTTTGTTGGAGAGGTGTGATAAGCTGCTTCACAGCATAGCTGAGTTGCAACCGAGTCCTGTCTCGGTTCTCGACTCGTCGTTTTACAAAGAGGAATCTTCGCCTTCGCCAGTCATGAAACGCAGCATTGATTTCAAAG TTGAAATGGAAGACATTTGGGGCGAGGCAATGTGGGGCACTGAGTTCGAATCCGAAGACAGCGATTTCGTCTACGTATCGGAGATCCTGCGGGCTTCCACTTACTTACCGGAAGACTCCGACATTTTCCTATTACTAGAGAAGAAGCAACATTTCAATGGAAAAGACACCTCCAAAGAGTCAACACTCGAGAGAAGGATCATTTTCGACACCATCACCGAAATTCTAGACCGAAACCGCCAATTGCCGCCGTGGAAGGCGGTCTCGTGGCAAACTTCCTTGCCTGAAACTTGGTCCGAGTTTCAAAGAATGCGGGAGAGGGACGACTCCGAGGACTTGTTCAAGGTCATATGCGGGATGTTGAAAAAGGACCTTGCCGGCGACGCAATCAACGGATGGGGAGATTGCTCCATCGAAATGTCCGACGCCGTTTTGGACATCGAACGGCTCATTTTCAAGGACTTGATCGGGGAAACGATCCGAGATCTCGCCGCTTTTCCCACCAGCTACATCAAAGTTTCGGCGCCTTGCAGGAAGTTGGTCTTCTAA